Proteins encoded by one window of Lathyrus oleraceus cultivar Zhongwan6 chromosome 1, CAAS_Psat_ZW6_1.0, whole genome shotgun sequence:
- the LOC127101839 gene encoding protein ENHANCED DISEASE RESISTANCE 2-like, whose translation MDNGRESINRKVFFIFTLYNTSNHNDRLKLGASRPEEAARWIQCFHEASLKGAPEDIGCSKRKWQSYSLSGSSSRNHQNSIDWTLSSSDVIAPSPWTIFGCQNGLRLFKEAKDRDSGGKKRDDHPAIMAVGVVDGTSEAIFQTLMALGPSRSEWDFCFSKGSVVEHLDGHTDIILKSNVC comes from the exons ATGGATAATGGAAGGGAGAGTATTAACAGAAAA GTGTTTTTCATTTTCACACTATATAACACTTCGAATCATAATGATCGATTAAAG TTAGGAGCGAGCCGTCCTGAAGAAGCAGCGAGATGGATTCAATGCTTTCATGAAGCGTCTTTGAAG GGTGCCCCAGAAGATATAGGATGTTCCAAGAGGAAATGGCAGTCTTATAG CTTAAGTGGATCTTCCAGTAGAAATCACCAAAATTCTATAGACTGGACACTCTCTTCTTCTGATGTTATTGCCCCATCACCTTGGACAATCTTTGGCTGCCAAAATG GTTTACGACTATTCAAGGAAGCAAAAGATAGGGATTCTGGTGGGAAG AAACGAGATGATCATCCCGCAATAATGGCTGTTGGTGTGGTAGATGGAACTTCAGAAGCCATTTTCCAGACTCTTATGGCACTTGGTCCTTCAAGATCCGA ATGGGATTTCTGTTTTTCCAAGGGGAGTGTAGTTGAGCACCTAGATGGTCACACCGACATTATTCTTAAAAGTAATGTATGCTGA